The Vicia villosa cultivar HV-30 ecotype Madison, WI unplaced genomic scaffold, Vvil1.0 ctg.004993F_1_1, whole genome shotgun sequence genome has a window encoding:
- the LOC131642426 gene encoding kunitz type trypsin inhibitor 104-like, whose protein sequence is MSTRFLTVVILAHVWLLMATTSIAQIVIDTSGDAVEDDEEYFIRPAITGNGGGPTLITGNAPCPLQVGLVNTDLANGLPVVFTPFVPRHDEDDVLLDRDLRVTFVASSSCAQSTEWRVGEKDATSGRRLIITGRDDSTAGAYGNFFRIVPTQTSRIYNIQWCPAEVCSSCKFECGTVGVIRENGKILLALDGGALPVVFQKE, encoded by the coding sequence ATGTCAACTAGATTTCTCACTGTTGTCATCCTTGCTCATGTCTGGCTTTTGATGGCAACAACATCGATAGCCCAAATTGTGATAGACACAAGTGGCGACGCAGTTGAGGACGATGAGGAATACTTCATCAGGCCTGCTATCACAGGCAATGGAGGAGGTCCTACATTGATCACAGGAAATGCGCCATGCCCTCTGCAAGTTGGTCTTGTCAACACTGACTTGGCAAACGGTTTGCCGGTGGTATTCACACCTTTTGTCCCCCGTCATGATGAGGACGACGTGCTTCTTGACAGAGACTTGAGAGTGACATTTGTAGCTTCCTCAAGTTGCGCGCAGTCCACCGAATGGAGAGTGGGTGAGAAAGACGCTACGAGTGGAAGGAGGCTGATTATAACTGGAAGAGATGACAGTACAGCTGGAGCATATGGTAACTTCTTTAGGATTGTGCCGACTCAAACTAGCCGTATCTATAACATCCAATGGTGCCCTGCAGAGGTATGCTCCAGTTGTAAGTTTGAATGTGGGACGGTTGGTGTTATTCGTGAGAATGGCAAGATTCTGTTGGCCTTGGATGGTGGTGCACTCCCTGTCGTGTTCCAGAAAGAATGA
- the LOC131642424 gene encoding kunitz type trypsin inhibitor 104-like has protein sequence MSTRFLTVFILAHVWLLMATTSIAQVVIDTSGDAVEDDEEYFIRPAITGNGGGSTLITGNAPCPLQVGLVNTDLALGFPVVFTPFADDDEDDVFLDRDLRVTFATVSTCAQSTSWRVGEKDATSGRRLIITGRDDSTVGSYGNFFRIVSTQSRGIYNIQWCPAEVCPSCKFECGTVGVIRENGKILLALDGGALPVVFQKE, from the coding sequence ATGTCAACTAGATTCCTCACCGTATTCATCCTTGCTCATGTCTGGCTTTTGATGGCAACAACATCAATAGCCCAAGTTGTGATAGACACAAGTGGCGACGCAGTTGAGGACGATGAGGAATACTTCATCAGGCCTGCTATCACAGGCAATGGAGGAGGTTCTACATTGATTACCGGAAACGCCCCATGCCCTCTGCAAGTTGGTCTTGTCAACACTGACTTGGCCCTCGGTTTTCCGGTGGTATTCACACCTTTTGCCGATGATGATGAAGACGACGTGTTTCTTGACAGAGACTTGAGAGTAACATTTGCAACTGTCTCAACTTGCGCGCAGTCAACATCATGGAGAGTGGGTGAGAAAGATGCTACGAGTGGAAGGAGGCTGATTATAACCGGAAGGGATGACAGTACAGTTGGATCATATGGTAACTTCTTTAGGATTGTGTCAACACAAAGTAGAGGTATCTATAACATCCAATGGTGCCCTGCAGAGGTATGCCCAAGTTGTAAGTTTGAATGTGGAACTGTTGGTGTTATTCGTGAGAATGGAAAGATTTTGTTGGCCTTAGATGGTGGTGCACTCCCTGTTGTGTTCCAGAAGGAATGA